The genome window GCAGGCCGGCGAGACCTTCTCGCAATGCCAGCCGCGCTTGCCGGTCATGACATTGCGCGCGCGGATCGGGTTCCAGGTGACGCCCTTGGGCAGGCCGAGCGACGCCCATTCGATCTTGGTCATGAGCCGGATCGCTCTTTCAGCGCCTCGGCCCGCGCGCGATTGAGTTCGGCCATCGCCTCGTCAGAGCCGCCGCTATCGGGATGCGCGGCCTTGGCGCGATGCTTGTAGGCGGCCTCGATCATGAATTCTTCGCTCTCGCGCGGGATGCTGAGAACTTCCCACCATGGCTTTTCGCGCACCGGCGGCGGAAGCGCTGCGAACCCGTGGAACGCGCGCTCAAGCAGGGCCCCGCCGCCGTGGCGCTCAAGCGCGCGCAGAGCGGCGATCGCGAGTCCGATCGAGCGGAGATTGTCATGCACCGTCAGGAAGGCGTCGCGCGCCATGACCATCTGCTTTTCCTTACGCGTGAAATAAACGGCGACGCCGGGGTCTTCGATATTGCGCCGGGCCTGATCAGAGCGCGGCGATCCGTCGCGGTTGAGCGGCAACCAGGAGGAGATCACGATCCCGCCCGCGCCAAGAAGCTCCAGTTCGTGCAGAAGATCGCGGCGCGCCTTATCGAACGTCGTTTGAAAATGCGTGTTGTGGCGCCGGCGCTCGATCGGCGTATGCGGCCAGCCTTTAGGCCATTGCAGTGGATAGGCCTGTGTCATCTTTTGAGATCCATGGTTTCGGCGCGCTGACTCGCCTGTTCGACCACGGCTTCGATCTGTGTGTCGAAGGTTTCGACGAGGCGCTGCCCGGCCTCATAGAGCGGCGCCATGAGGTCGCTGACCGCGCGCTTCTCGCGGTCAAGATAGAGGCCCGGCGCGAGGACGGGGCCGAAGCTCTCCATGTCGGCGCGCTCTTGCTTGAACGCCTCGAACAGCGCGACATGCGGGCGCAGAATGCCTACCGCGGCGTTGAGCGCCAGAGAGGCGGCCTGTAAGGCGGCGCGTCGCTCGTCGAGCGTCAGTTTGGCGAATGACGACGCGCTCATGGCTGCGCTCCTCGAAGCGCTGCAAGGATGCGCTCGGCGTGGCGCGCCTGGGCGATCGCGTCGTCGAGCGCGTTGTGCGCGGTTCCGAACGGCTCGAACGCAATGTCGGGACGTAGGTTCTTTAAGGTGCGGTAGCAGCGCTCGTTGCGGAAGGTCCAGGGCGCTTCCATGCCGAGCCGTTCGTAGGCTTGGCGCAGCACGACATTATCGAAGCTTGCGCCATTGCCCCAGACCTTTGGTTCGCTGAAAAGCGAGCAATGGGTTGCGAAACGCCGCAAGGCTTCGCCGATGCCAACCGCAAATTCATCATTAAGCGCCGCCCGCGCAGCATCCGATTGCTTCGCCCACCATTGCACCGTGCGCGCGGTGATGCATCCGCCTTCGTCCTGCGAGCTTTGCGGATCAACGGCGACGTAGAATTTTCGGCGCGGAAGAAATGCATTATCCTGATTGGAACCGTCGTCTGAAAACGTCGCCGCGCCGATCGCGACAATGCAGGCGTCTGGCCGCGAGGATAGGGTTTCGAGATCCAGCATGATGTTCATGGCGCGTCGGCCTTTCCCTTGCGCGCGGCGCGCGCCTTCTTCGCTGGCGCCGGCGGGTGCGCTTCGTCGTCCGCGATCGCCGCGGACATGGCCGCCGCGAGCGTCGTCTCGCCACCGACGTGGATCGCGTCGACGCCGGCGTCGGGCAGTTCCCGCGCCGCGGCCCAATCGGCGAAGGGCGCGGGCAGATGGCCTTTGTCATTGGACAGGCGCGCGACATAGTCGCCGAGCGCGCCCTTCTTCATCGTCTTGACGCGACCGGCTTCGCCCGCGCCGATCAGCCCCGTGACGCAGCCGAGCGTGACGGATTTCGGCGCGGTCTCGAAGAAATCGCGCCGGTCGAGCGCGACGTCGAACGCGCCTTTGAGATCGCCGCCGCGCGCCCGCACCGCGGCGCAGATCGCGCCGATCGTCTCGAACCGCGCCTCGCGCGTGTCGATCGCGGCGGCGATGAGACGAAACAGCGCGACGGAAAGATCGCAGGTCGGCGCGCCCGCGCAGATCTTGAGGGCCGCGTCGAAACGCGCGCCAGCGATTTCGGCCAGAAGGCTGTCGACCGGCTCCTCCGGCGCGCCGAAGGCTCGCGTGTTCAGCTTGACGACCTCGGCGCCATACTGACAGCCGAGCGCCGCGACGGCGAGCATCAGCGCGATGTCGCCGCGCCGACGCGTCACGTCGCGCAGCGCCTGCGTCACCGCCGCGTCGATGACGCCGCGCAGCGCTCTGCCGGGCTCGGCGAGCGGGTCGGGGATCGCCGCTTCGGCCTTGGCGCTCACCCCACCCGGCTCGCTCGGCTCGCCACCCTCCCCGTCAGAGGGGAGGGAATCGCCTTCGATTTCGTCACCGCCTTCGCCGGCTTCCGTCTCCGGTTCGGGGATCGGCAGGCCGCGCGTGAAACGGACCCGGCCATAATGATCGAGATCGGCCACGATGGCATATTGCGCACGCTCTTCGCGTTCGATCATGCGCAGCAGCGCGTCGCGATAAATCATCTCCTGTTCGTCGTGCATCTCACGCGCACGCATGGGATCGGCGCCGTGCGTCTCTTTGTTGATTTCCTCAAGCCGCGCTTCCTCGGCGACGGAAAAGTCGGGCTCCGGCTCATCGCCGTCGTAATCGTTCTCACCCTCGATCAGCGCCGCGCCCCAACCCTCTTCGGACTGGACGCGCGCGGCTTCGGCGCGCAGCGCGTCATTGACGATCCGATGCGCGATCGCCGGGTCGCGGATGACGATCTCGTCTTCGAAGAGGTTCTCCTCGATGCGCCCGCCGGCGGCGACATAGGCTTCGACGCGCGTCTTGTCGGCGAGCAGGAACTTGCCCTCGGGGCCGCTGTTCGACAGCGTCTCGCCGCGCAGCTTGCGGCGGATGCCGACCGCGCCCCATTCATAGTTCGGCTGGCCGGCAAGCGTGTCGAGCAGCGCCTCCTGCGCCTCGATCGGTCCGGCGGTGAAGGCGATGGCCTGCTCGCGATCGATCTCGCCCAGACGCCACAGGCCGCGCACGCGCGGGCTCAATCGGCCCAGCGCCAGGCGCTGCCGGACGTGGCGCGCGTCCTGGCCGAAATGCGTGGCGATCTGCTCAACGCTTGCGCCCGATTCCTCGAGACGGGCGAAGCTTTCATATTCCTCGACAGGATGCAGCGGCTTCGGCGAGACGCTCAGCATCAGCGCGACCTCGCGCGCTTCGATCTCGTCGCCTTCGACGCGCGTCGCCAGCGCGTCGCGCTCATCACCTGCCGCGGCGAGCGCGCGTAGGGCACGCCAGCGCCGACCGCCGTCGAGCACTTCGTAGCTGTGCGGATCCTCGGGGCAAGGGCGCAACTTGATCGGCGATTGCTGGCCGCGGGCGGCGATCATCGCGGCGAGATCGGTGACGTCGCTCTCCATGTCCTGGCGCGGGTTGAGCGGCGAAAGACGAATGATGCGGTCGAGCGAAACGGCGACGATCTGTGCGGTGGGTTCGATGGTCATAGTCTCGTCGTTCCTCATGCGGCGGGTTGTGACGGATCGAGCCTGATCGGCAGACCGAGAAATGTCGTCCAGCGCGCCCGCACGGCGGCGTTCGCGCCCGGCGCCTTGGCGGCAGGCGCCGGCGGATTTATCCAATCCGGATAGTCGGCGTCGATGTCGGCGCGCATGGGCATGATCAACCCGAAAGCGTCTAAATCGTGCTGCGCGGCGCGCACGAGATGCGGCGCATGTTTTCCGCTCGAGACGATCCTGATCGCCCTGGCTTGCGCATCGCCGCACAACGCCCGGGACAGTCGCCGCAAGTGATGGTGACAGATCGCATCAATCGGGAGCGCCTCGTCAGGCTTCGCGGCAAGAAGCCCGCGCCAGCTTGGATATGTTCCGTCGATGACGGGCTTGTCCTTGAACTGCACGAGTTGGATTTTCTCGTTCAGTTCGGCGAGCGCCGCGAAACACGCTTCTGCGCGGTCTTCCATCATCTCTGGCGCAGGCGTCGTGATGAGGCCGGCCCGGTCGGATGTGACGACGATCTTGTAATTATGGTTGAGCGTTCGGATGGCGTGCGAAACGTCGGCGATGAAGCGCTTGTTGAGATGCACGATCCCGGAACCATTTTCCACGAAGGCGTTTTTATCGCGGATCGCCACGAGCTTATAGCCGTCGGTCGCGACAAGCACGGCGCCGCCCTCGGCGATGGGTTCGATATTAACGCCGGTGAGATGATAGCGCGTCTCTTCTTGGCCGACGCAGAGATGGGCGCGTAGCAGCAGGCCTGCGTCGACAATGCAGCGGAAGGCTGGTTTTTGCGGCTTCGGTTGATCTTCGCTCATACTGACAATTCTCCAATCCAAGAGGGTCTGCGCGCGGAACGGCGTAGGTTCGGCGCGCTGATGAAAGCGCGGCGCGCGGCGTCATAGTCTCGCGCCGCATCGAGCTGGCGATGGGCGAGTTTCCATGCGGCGAACATCGCGGCGGACCATGTCCGCGCACGTCCGGCGCGAAATTCGCTGCGCGCCTTGCGGGTGATCGCGCCGCGATTAAAGCGCCCGTCAGCATGGATTAGCGGACGGGTCAGCGTCGCATGGGCGGCGGGAGAGATGCGCGCCGTTTGTGTGACAGAGCTCATCTCGGCGGCCTCCACTGTTCTTCAAAAGCGCCGCCAACCGGAACAATCGAGCGCTTCCAATTCCATTTACTAAGGATTGTCAGCATTCCGTCTGTCATCGCCTCGACGATAACCGGCGTCATCCCTTCTGACTCGATTCCAGCAACCAGTTTTCGCAGCGCCCCGGCTCCTGGCGCCTTCGCAGCAATGGCGACGATCCGAACCTCTCGCGCCGCGTCGTCAATAGCGACAACGCCATCATGCCAAACGTTAGAAGCGAACCAAGGCCGCTCGTCGAGATCCAAAGGTCTGCGTCCGAATTCTATCTCGTCGCGTTTCATGGCGTCCATCGGCGATACGCCGTTGAGAAGATCGGCAAGGCATTTCTGTAGAGCGGCGCGGCCTGCGCGCTGCTCCGACGTCGCGCTGCGCGTCATGCGCAATCCCTCCATTTCGCGGTGTAGCGCGTCTCGCGCGGCCATTTGCCGTCCGGCGTCTGGTAAAAACGCGGCGCGTCGGGGTTGGCGAGCAGCAGGCGATTGTCGATCGTCAGCGCCAGCGCCCGCTCGGTCGTGTCGAAGCGTTCAGCGGCGCGGTCGAGCGGGCCCGTATAGGCAAGTCGGCCGCAGCAGTAGATGTTGACGACGCGCCGCATCACGCTCTGCCCTTTTCGTAGTGGGCGTCGAGCTCTGTGAGTGCCTTGCGCAGCACGTCGCGAAGATCTCGCTTGCCCCAAAAGGTCACGGCGCTGCTGTCGTCATCGCCTGGCCTGTGAATGAACGGACCTTTGAGTTCGAATGCCTCGCCGTCTTCCTTCACCGATACGGGACGAACGCCGCCATCAATCATCGGCTTGTAAGAGACGGGTAGCTCCAGATAGAAACGCAGCCCGGTGAATGAGTGGCCGTCGATCTCCTTCGAAATGATCTCGATCCGGTCCGTCATTTCTTCTGCGTAAACATTCACGCGCATTTCGATCTCCTACGAGGCTCTCAGACATGAAAGATTTCGATCGTCACAGGACCGTTGCGCATGTCGCCGGTCATCTGGCCGTCGAGCATGGCGCGCTCGCGCGGCGTCAAATTCCGGTATTTGGCGATACGCACGTCGCCGCGCATGATTCCGCATGGGCAACCGACGCAGGATGATCCGACGCTGTAGCCGTTCTCGTGCAGCCATTGCTTGGCGGCGGCTTGGGCGGCGAAGTCGCCCTGATCGTGAAATGTCTTGATCATCGTCGTTGTCTTCTATCTGCGCGCCGGCATGCCCGGCGTCTCTAATTCCGCAAGTCGATTGGCGCGGCGGTGAAGCTCTGCGAGCGACGCGCGCTCGGCTTCGCTGCGCGGCTTCGCCTCTCTGCAGGCGATCATCACCGCGCGCGGCCCGGCGTCGCAGAGCCAGAAAGAACGGACCAAGCCGAAGGCTTCGATGACGGCGCGATTGAAGTCGCGCGCCACGGATGGTTCGCGCGCGCTCACGGGTTCGCCCCGTGAAAGGCGGAGTAGAGGCCAAAGGCCGCGATCGCGACCGGCAGGAAGGCGACAAGAATTGCGTCGATGTTTTTCATCTGATCCAACACCTTCCCTGAAAGGCGCAA of Methylocystis sp. SC2 contains these proteins:
- a CDS encoding 3'-5' exonuclease, which produces MNIMLDLETLSSRPDACIVAIGAATFSDDGSNQDNAFLPRRKFYVAVDPQSSQDEGGCITARTVQWWAKQSDAARAALNDEFAVGIGEALRRFATHCSLFSEPKVWGNGASFDNVVLRQAYERLGMEAPWTFRNERCYRTLKNLRPDIAFEPFGTAHNALDDAIAQARHAERILAALRGAQP
- a CDS encoding ParB N-terminal domain-containing protein, with the protein product MTIEPTAQIVAVSLDRIIRLSPLNPRQDMESDVTDLAAMIAARGQQSPIKLRPCPEDPHSYEVLDGGRRWRALRALAAAGDERDALATRVEGDEIEAREVALMLSVSPKPLHPVEEYESFARLEESGASVEQIATHFGQDARHVRQRLALGRLSPRVRGLWRLGEIDREQAIAFTAGPIEAQEALLDTLAGQPNYEWGAVGIRRKLRGETLSNSGPEGKFLLADKTRVEAYVAAGGRIEENLFEDEIVIRDPAIAHRIVNDALRAEAARVQSEEGWGAALIEGENDYDGDEPEPDFSVAEEARLEEINKETHGADPMRAREMHDEQEMIYRDALLRMIEREERAQYAIVADLDHYGRVRFTRGLPIPEPETEAGEGGDEIEGDSLPSDGEGGEPSEPGGVSAKAEAAIPDPLAEPGRALRGVIDAAVTQALRDVTRRRGDIALMLAVAALGCQYGAEVVKLNTRAFGAPEEPVDSLLAEIAGARFDAALKICAGAPTCDLSVALFRLIAAAIDTREARFETIGAICAAVRARGGDLKGAFDVALDRRDFFETAPKSVTLGCVTGLIGAGEAGRVKTMKKGALGDYVARLSNDKGHLPAPFADWAAARELPDAGVDAIHVGGETTLAAAMSAAIADDEAHPPAPAKKARAARKGKADAP